The Aythya fuligula isolate bAytFul2 chromosome 2, bAytFul2.pri, whole genome shotgun sequence genome contains a region encoding:
- the LOC116486891 gene encoding Sjoegren syndrome nuclear autoantigen 1 homolog — protein sequence MTQPGAILQGYNNELVKYIEDLCMQKEELNKQIQQAEEEKNKLQHEIQVLNEQLEHVCENLDQKIALRNDLSKILNEAETAYMKILDSSRTLLNVLKKEVGDLKHTPELKSNVT from the coding sequence ATGACTCAGCCGGGAGCTATTCTTCAGGGTTACAATAACGAGCTGGTAAAATACATTGAAGACTTATGTATGCAAAAAGAGGAGCTGAACAAACAAATCCagcaagcagaagaggaaaaaaataagctccAGCATGAAATTCAAGTCCTGAATGAACAATTGGAGCATGTGTGTGAAAACCTGGACCAGAAGATAGCTTTACGGAATGATCTTAGTAAAATTCTTAACGAAGCTGAAACCGCTTACATGAAGATTTTGGATAGTTCTAGAACTTTGCTTAATGTCCTGAAGAAGGAGGTGGGAGACTTAAAGCATACCCCAGAACTGAAAAGTAATGTAACGTGA